Within the Candidatus Krumholzibacteriia bacterium genome, the region GCGGTCATCGAGAGCTGCCAGGCCGCGGTCGTGGTGGCGCCCACACGTTCCGACGCCACGGCGCGCAGCATCACGCGCTTCCGGCTGCCCGCTTGGATCCTGGCGCCGACGCCGCATGCGGCGAGCGCGCAGCACCTGGCTTTCTCCTACGGTGTGCAACCGCTGCACGTGGACGCCACGGTGGACGACTGGCGCGCCTTCACGCTCGCCCAGGTACGGGATCACAAGCTGGAAGGCGACTTGGCGCTCCTCGTGCGCGGCCCCTCGCCGCAGCATCCCGAGGCCAACCCTTCCATGGAGATCATCCCGCTCGGAGCGCACCGAGGTGGTTGATGCGGT harbors:
- a CDS encoding pyruvate kinase alpha/beta domain-containing protein; protein product: AVIESCQAAVVVAPTRSDATARSITRFRLPAWILAPTPHAASAQHLAFSYGVQPLHVDATVDDWRAFTLAQVRDHKLEGDLALLVRGPSPQHPEANPSMEIIPLGAHRGG